A stretch of DNA from Halobacillus litoralis:
CCTGCTGTCGCCCAAACCGTATCTCCATCTTGAATCGCCAACCATTTATCAGCCGCCGTCTTCAAATGGGCATATCCCCATCCATGTGTATGGACCACACCTTTCGGATTCCCTGTCGTACCAGAGGTGTAGGAAAGGAAGGCCATATCGTCTCTTGAAGTGTCCGCAAGCGACAACTCCTCACTATGATCATCCATTAGAGAATCAAGGTCACGCCACTTTTCTTTCGCCCCACCTACAGAAAAAGTAATCAAATCATTAAATTCATTCACGTCATAGAATTGGTCTGTATAGGGGTAATAGCTGACGACACCACTCACTTCTCCGTGTGAAATTCTATACTGTAAATCCTTTGTTCTCAGCATTTCCGAACTCGGAATAACGACAAGTCCTACTTTAAGAGCCGCGATGTACACCTGATAAGCTTCAATCAAGCGAGGAATCATGACGAGAACTTTGTCCCCTTGCTTCAAACCTTGTTCTAAGAAAGCGTTTCCAATTTTGTTCGCATTTTTCATTAACTCTTCATATGTAACTTCTCTCTGGTCACCTTGTTCATTCAACCATAGCAAAGCTTTTCTTCCCGTTTCTTTTGCGTACTTCTCCATCTCAGAAACGACATTGTACCTTTCAGGAGCAATCAGTTCTTCTCTTTTCATATAGCGGCCTCCTTTATTATGAGCGACTGTTCAGTTTGTCCATATCTATTATAGCAATTTTTCTTAATATTTCAAATAATGAATTATAAATTAATCCTACCACTAACGCTCCCGTTTGTGGAAGACTCATTTCCGGGATAACCGGGGTTCGTTTGCCATATTGTTGCGTCAGGGGTGGTCGGGAAGCCGCTCGCTTTCCTGCGGGGATGACGGAGAGCCTCCTCGAGCTCCGCTCTGCGGGGTCTCTCCAGCCCATCCATTCCCGCGGGAGTCTCCCAACTTCCCGAACACCCCATACGTTGAATGTGAGAAACGAACCCCTTTACCAAGTTAGATTGTCTTCCACACTCTCGCTTTTAGAAGTATAAGGCGCTCTGTATCAAGCTTTCAGGATTCATAAACCTGGGCATGGGAGGTTATTCTTACACTCCCATCAAGCTGGATAGTTACTTACCCTAAAAGTGGTTTCGAGACACCTATAAGATAAGGGCGGAGGGGAATGGCGAGACTCCTGTGGGAAAAGAGTGCTAGGTGAGACCCCGCAAGGCGTCCGCCTGAGGAGGCTCATCGCGCTCCCACGGAAAGCGAGTTATTCCCCGTAGCCCCCATCCACTCGATAAAAGTCTCGAAATCAAGTCTTCCACAATCCTGCCAATTAGTTGAATAAAGAGGAGTATTTGAGGGTATGGTACATATACTTGAATTGACAAATTATTTTAACTTTTCATATAATACGTGTAAGCATAAACAGGGAGTGATCATCAGTGGAAGCTCGCCCCGTTCGCAAGCAGCTGGGACTGACCAAGTATCAATTATTTCTCATATCTGCCATCATGGTCGCCGCATTCTTATCTGTATCCATGATCACGAAGAATTTCAATTATACGCTGGCTTCTTTGATCACAGTCGTTGTTATTAACCTCAGCATCTTACTTAAAACTGTTCGCCTACAAAGAAAAAGAGCCTTTAAATCCGGACTGTAACCGTCTGGATTAAAGGCTCTTTTTCTTTTCTTCTGTCCTGCTTTTACTTTGGCTTATAGACATGTAGTTGAAGCTCTCTTCCATATGCTGATCGATCAGCAGGAGCAAGCGTGGCAAATCTTTATTTCTTAATGCTTCTAGCAATCGTTCATGTTCTTTGAATCGCTGCTTTTCGTACAGGTCTTCATCGACGAACACATCATACAGCATAAGATATACATTGATTTGATTAAGGATTCTCTCTGTAAAATCAACCAAAAACGTATTTTTTGTTTTTAACGCAAGGGTCATATGAAATTGCTTGTTCACATCCAGGTACTCCAGAATACTTCGGTTTTTGTAGGCTCTTCTTTCCTGTTCAATCCATTCTTCTAGATGAACGAAATCTTCTTCATTCATCTGGTCATAGATTTGTTCAAGAGTCATTTTCTCTAAATGACGCCTCATGTCAAAGGCTTGCTTTATTTCATCAAGCGTAGGTTCAACAACGAAGGCACCACGATTTGAGTAGATCTTGACTAACCCTTCATCTTCCAGCTTTTTCATTGCATTCCTGATGGGGGTTCGTGAAACCTGTAATTCTTTCCCGATCATGTTTTCAACAAGCTGGGTACCTGGAGATAGATGGCGAAACAAGATATGGTTCTTCAAGTATTCATATACGTCATCCGTTCTGGATTGACGCTCATTGAGCGTATCTGTAAACGTGCGGTTCTGGATGTTATCCCACCTTTTAAGCCAAGCGTTTAAAGTTTTCACCGAGAATTTCATTCATCGAGTGGACCGTAATGAAAGCCTGTTCATCTATCGCTGTCATATATTTTTTCAAACGCGTGTAGTCTTTGCGGCTTAGTATCGTTGTAATGACTTCTTTGTCTTCTTGATTAAAAGCTCCTTTTGCCTGGTGGATCGTAGCCCCTCGTCCGAGCTGATTGACGATGAAATAACGGACTTGTTCACTTTCACGACTAATAATAACGATTTCTTTATTGTCTTCAAACTGTTGCAGCATATAATCAATAACTAGACCATTCAGAATGACACCGAAAAACGCATACATTCCTACAGTTGGTCCGAATAGGAAAATGGATGATGTTGCAATCGCAATATCAGAGAACAAGACACCTTTTCCGACTTCAATAGAAAAGAATTTATTCAAAATCATAGCAAGGATATCTGTACCGCCGGTAGAGGCTCCCTGATGAAATACAAGCGCCATTCCTGATGCGGCGATAATTTGGCCCATGATCAATTGAATGAGAAGGTCATTACTTAAAGGTTCCTGCATCGGAAAAAATGCTTCTAGTCCCCATACCATAAAGGACAGAGCAAAGCTTGCATAAATGGTCTTCAAACCAAATTGAAAGCCCAAGAATATAAAACCGACAATAAAGAGTATGATGTTTAAGATGATCATGATCATTCCTAATGAAAGATCAGGAATGACTTTATTCAGTACGATTGACGCACCACTAACTCCTCCTGTGGCAAGATCGTTTGGTGATAGGAAAAAATGGACGTTGATGGCTACCCCGAGCGCACCTAAGTTCATCAACAGAAAAGACCATACTTTTTTCAGCATCAGAAAGCCTCCTTTTTTATGTGGAAATAAGGTAGAATTTGTCGAACAAAATTGTAGTACAATCGGGATTATAGAGCCCATAAATACGTTTGTAAACAGCTTTGTTTGTAAAAATATATTTTATTTTTTGTAAGCGATTGAACGTAGAATTTTCTAATAACTACAGGCTTCCAAAGGCTGAAATTTCAAAATTTGATGATTCCTCACACCAAAACAATTAAGGTTTCATTCACAGATAAGGTTTCCGTTAGGTCTAATTTGTCGAAAATCCTATCTATTTCTCCTCCCTCACTAATAAAGCAGACAAAAAAATCATCATCCCTAATGGATGATGATCTTCAATGATTTCTATTTTGGTAACGTAACGGTAACCTTTGTACCGCTACCCTTCTGACTTTCGTATGATATTTCTCCATTCAGGTCTGAGACGATCTTCTTGGTGACCATCACTCCTAAACCGGTTCCTTTTTCTTTAGTTGTAAAGAAAGGTTCTCCAATTTTGGCAAGCTCTTGTGGAGTTAATCCAGGTCCATTATCTCTAACGGAAAGCGTTAGGTTAGAGCTGGACATTTGTATGCTTACACGAACCTCTCCCCCCTAGGTCTACAGCATCGATGGCATTTTTGACAAGGTTGATAAGAATTTGATTCAACCGCTTCGGTTCTGTTTCGAACTTGTCTTGTATAGGAGCACAATCAAAGAGAAGATAGATTTGCTTTTCGTTCGCTTCAGGTTCCAACAGCCTTAACACATAGGAAACCAGTTGTTCGGGGTCGATCTGCTCAAGTTGAATGGATGATTTCGGCTTGGATAACATCATGAAGTCCTGGACGATGGCTTCGATACGATTGACTTCGTCAAGAATGATTTCCTGATAGTTATCCCTCAATTCAGGATTAGCTGCTCCAATTTGCAGAAAGCCTTTAATCGCAGTCAACGGGTTTTTAATTTCATGTGCAATCCCCGCAGACATTTGCGTGATCGTTGATAGCTGCTGCGATTTCTCTTTAAGCTCTAACATTTCTTTGTATTCCGTGACATCCTCATGAATACCAAGAACATAAGAATTTCCATAATAATCAACCGGAAAGCCTTTTGTACGAATCCATTTCGTTTCTCCTTTAGAGCCTAAAAGACGGTATTCAACTTCACTTTCTTTCTTTGCCATTTCGTCTAGAGCTGTTCTTAAAGAAGCACGGTCTGCTTCATGAACATGCTCCATCAACAAATTCGGATCGAGGAAAGCTTCCCGACGGGAGATTCCGAACATCTCCTGAAAAGCTGGACTTACATAATGCAGTTCCTTAAAGTCAGGCTCGCTGATCCAAAAGACGTCTTTAATATTATTTGCAAGTAATGCAAACCTTTCTTCTGACGCTCTCAATGCTTTTAATTGATTTTTATATTCTGTTATGTCCTGAAGGAAGACAGTTATTCCCATCTCAGTAGGATGAACCGTAACCTGGACATCTGTATTTGTTTTCTTAAGGTAACCTTCAAACTCTACGGTCTCCTGAGTTTCCATCGCTCTTAAATACTGTTGAAAGAAATAATAGTGTTCACGAATCGGAAAGATATCCCATAACTTCTTAAAGTAGTTTTGTAAGAACGGAACCTCTGTCATTTCTTCCATTTTTGGATTGGCATACGTGACTTCCCAGTTGTGATTGATTAATGCTAGGCCGTGTGGGAATTTATCGACTAGATGCATCATTCTTTTTTTCATAGGGGAAGACTCCGCCCCAAACATTTGTATCATATTCCGGTGGTTTTGATATCCAACAGATTGATTCAATGATAAAGTGGCTTCTTCTTGCTTATTCGATGAGAGAGTCATAGAAGCAGGACCATCGACCGGATCCTTTATACTTTTCAAGGAAAAAGCAATTTGACCATTCGTCAGGTGAACCATTTTGCATTGATATTTATGTTTGTTCGTATCTGTCAACTGGACAGACGATTCTCTGAGACCATCCGTCAGGAGATTATGCAAAACCTTTTGAAGGCGTTGCTGTCCAGTATGGCCAAAACTGTGGATCCATTGAGAGAACGACATGTCCGGCTCTTGCAGTTGAAGTGTTCCTTGCATTTGCTGATTTAGCGTAACTGTTTGTAAACGCAAATCCAGTAAACATGCAGGTGTACCATTCAAACTTAAAACATCCAAAATTTCGCCGCTATGCACTTGGTCAGAATACCTCTCTCTAATTACCAATATTAAGACCTCTTTCCTTTTTGCCGTTCAATATTTTCCAATATGGTTATCATTATAACGTAAGCCTTGACAATTTTGTATATTTTCAAAAAAATTAACCTATTATTTTTCTAATTACTACAAATTATGAGATAGAAGACAAGTTTATGACCATTTTCTTGCTTCATTTCATCCTTCGATACTTCTCCAGAGCGTTAAGGAAGCATAACTCAAATAAGGCTCCCATTCCTTACTCCAGTGCTCCATTTGCTCGTATGTCGGTTTAGTGTCCAAGTCGAAATAAAACTTTAACGCATTTTGGATACCAATATCGGCTTTTGGAAAAAGGTTCGGCCGACCAACACCGAACATCATCCAGTTTTCTGCCGTCCAAGGCCCAATCCCTCTAACTTTAACCAGTTGTTTCATAATCTCTTCATCTGATTCATTCGCTAATGTTTCCAAATGGAGTTTCCCATCCACAATCAAACGGGATGTATCAATGACATATTCTGCTTTTCGCTGGCTGAATTGCAATTCTCTCAACGTTTCATAAGGGGTTTCGGCTACAGTTTCAGGATCTGGGTAAAACCATACCCCCTTCTTTTTCGTTCCCAACGTTTCTACAAACCGGGTACTCAACGTATAAGCGAATTTCATATTCAACTGCTGGTGGATGATGACTTTCATCAAACAGTCATAGAGATGAAAGTCTTTCACAATCGGTGTACCTGGATGTGCTTGGAACATTGTTTTCAAACTTGTATCCAAGAAGTGGTGATGCACTTTTTCTATATCTATATGCCATTGAAATAAATCAGATATGTGAGAGAGCAGCGCTTCTTTATCTTCCTCACTGTCACTCGACACTTCAAAAGAAGGATCAGCGGTTGTGCCGAGTCCCTGGACACGGACAATGTGGTGGTTTCCTCCTAGCTTTACTGGAACATCAACCCAACGCTCTTCCCGGTTTAGGTTGGTCAGAGGGTCAAACGCCCATCGAAGCAATGTGTAATCAAAATCATAAAAAGTGGTTGCTTTAAACTTTTCTTTCCACAAACTGTTTTTCCTCCCTTTTGTCGGACGATTTGTTTATAATTTGTTAAGAATGGGAACTATGCCCTAATGCCCTCTTTTACTCATTTCCATCTTCATTCCTTTTCAAACATTCTTCTACATCCACTTACATGTGTCCACCTACAAAGATTCTTATTTCGGGTCTGCTCTTTCGATTTTAACATGTCCTTTTTCTTGAGGAGCCCGCTTCGGGACTCTTGTCTGAGTGGGTCGGACAAACGGATCGCTTATATAGGTTGAGGATTCAACGAATAGATGAGGTTTAATTAAGTTCGGCACGTTTCTAATCAATGATCTTCCGCACCTACTATGTAAGTAGAAAAACCACTACACGGAATGTGCAGTGGTCTGAACTCAAAGTCCCCAAACAGGAGCAGGAACCATTTGTTTGATCATAAGATCATTTAAACTTCCAAAACGATACCCTCTTTTACGTAGTTCATCAATAAGTTGAGACAAGGCTTCAGCATTATCTTGAGAAACGGTGTGTAGAAGGATGACAGCACCTGGATGAATTTGATCGATGACACTTCTATACGCATATTCCCAGCCGCGTTGTTTGTCTGTTTCCCAGTCCACAAAGGCAAGAGACCAAAAGGCATGGGTATATCCGAATTCTTTTGCCCACTCTAAAGTTTTCTCATTAAAAGTTCCCCGTGGTGGACGGACGAATGTCATTATTTCCTGATCGGTCAACTCTTTGACAGCCTGGTCCACTCTTTCTAACTCCTGCTTCATTTTCTCTTTCGATACTTTTGTAAAGTCAGGATGGCTCCAGGAATGATTCCCAATCAAGTGCCCTTCTTTCGCCATTCGCTTTAGCAGTTCCGGTGCGCTTTCGATATAATGACCGGTAACAAAAAAAGTGGCGGGTACATCTTTTTCCTTCAACACGTCGAGTACTTGACCGGTGTACCCCTGTTCATAGCCGTTATCAAAGGTCAAATACACAATCGGGTCACCGGAAGGATCTGCATAAAAACCATCAAACTTCTCAATCATTGGACCATACCGCCCAACGTCAGGGACGGAACCATCCTTTTTCTTACTGAAACCCCAGCCCTCAGCCAATGTCTGGTTTGGCAAAATCAAGAGAATTAACGCCAGCAATAGGGCGAATGTTCTTTTCCACATAACGTACCACTCACTTTTTTCTTAGTATGTGTGGACATCCCGTGAATATAAAAAAAGGCAAGTGGGAAAATTACCCACATGCCTTTTATAAAAATAGGGAAGCTGCCCAACCGAAGATGAACAGTGGAATATTAAAGTGTAAGAATGTCGGAACACATGTATCCCAAATGTGATTGTGCTTTCCATCTGCATTCAGTCCGGATGTTGGTCCAAGTGTACTATCAGACGCAGGAGAACCAGCATCACCCAATGCTCCAGCCGTTCCAATTAGTGCAGCTGTAGCCATCGGTGAGAATCCGGCTGACAAACAAATAGGTACGAAAAGTGCCGCCAAAATCGGAATGGTGGCAAAAGAAGAACCTATTCCCATCGTGACAATCAACCCGACGAGTAACAGTAAAAATGCGATGAAGGCCTTATTATTACCAAGATAATCAGAACTGACTTCTACAAGAGCTGATACAGACTCTGTTTCCGTCAGTACGTTTGCATAACCTGCTGCTACTAACATAACAAACGCGATAAAGCCCATCATACCGATTCCTTCATTCACAACTTTGTCTCCTTTGTTATAAGGGACAACGCGGAAGATGAACATCAGGATAATTCCTGCGAGTGCAGCTAGAATAAGGTTCTGCCATACCGCTTGGATCACCAGGGTAACTACGATTGCTACGAGCGTCCAGAAATGATTAAGGTTAAATTTAGTCGATTGTACTCTTTCGACATCAACCCCGTCTCCTTCTGTATTCACATTCGGCAGATCACGTTTTTTCCGATACGTAATAAAAATGGCAATCAAAAGACCGACAATCATACCTGAACCTGGAATGATCAAAGATTGAGCGATCGAACCAATGCCAAGGTCGATTCCACTAGTGCTCATGGATGACTGAATCGTTTCATGGAAAATGTATCCAAAACCGATTGGCAGCATCACATAAGGAGCCTTCAAACCAAAGGTCAACGCTGCAGCAACAGCCCGTCGGTCCAATTTCATTTCATCAAATAACTTTAGTAATGGTGGTATTAAAATAGGAATAAAAGCAATGTGTACAGGGATAACATTTTGGGACAAGCTCGCTACAAATGCGATCACAAGTACCATCATCGTTCGTTTATCCCTCAAAACCCGAAGCAGATAACCAATCAGCAGTGAAGTGATCCCAGAATAGCTGATCGCTACCGCAAATGCTCCTAACAATATATAACTAAGCGCCACGCTTGCCTGTTCGCCCATACCGCCGACGAGCAGTTCCAATGAACTCACTAGTGTCTCCCCGTTCATGAGTCCTGCGGTCAAACCTGCGGCAAGAATAGCGATAATGACATTCACTCGTAATAAGCTTAAGATTGTCATTACCAGGACAGAGACAACAACTGCCCATGCCATAAAACATTCTCCTCTCAATTCTTTTCATGCATTAACGATTTATCATGATAAAGCACAAACGTAAAAAAATCAACCCTCAAAAAATTGAGAGTCAATTCTGACAATCCACTTATTCCATGTTCTTTTCAAGGTCTTCCAACATGGAAATGAGGCGATCGATATCTTCAACAGAAGTTTCTTCCGGGTCTAACTTTTCAATACGTCCCATAAAATCCGCCAGGCGCACCTTCAGATCTTCAATCCGTTCTTGTTGTGACATTCCTCTGCACCTCTTTTCTTCACACTTTCACGTTTTGGCCACGTCTATCATAGTACATGTCAACCAGCCTGTCCACAAAGAAGAAATCCATCCCCCACTAATGCTATAATGCTTGATAGAACATATAGGAGGACGAATTCATGTCATTAAATGAGTTTAATGCTTACCTGCAAGAAAACCCCATCATAAGACTTTTATTAATTGCAGCTATCCTTTTTGTAGTTGTCCTCATTCTCCGTAAAGTCATTCATACGTTTTTCAAAAAAACGGACTTCATTGAGGAAAGAAAAGAAAACACACTGGAATCTATGCTCAATTCCATAATCAGTTACACGGCACTCATCGGGTTCATTCTTGTCGTGCTTGATGAATTCACTTCCATTGAAAGATTACTTGCAGGCGCT
This window harbors:
- a CDS encoding GntR family transcriptional regulator, which encodes MKTLNAWLKRWDNIQNRTFTDTLNERQSRTDDVYEYLKNHILFRHLSPGTQLVENMIGKELQVSRTPIRNAMKKLEDEGLVKIYSNRGAFVVEPTLDEIKQAFDMRRHLEKMTLEQIYDQMNEEDFVHLEEWIEQERRAYKNRSILEYLDVNKQFHMTLALKTKNTFLVDFTERILNQINVYLMLYDVFVDEDLYEKQRFKEHERLLEALRNKDLPRLLLLIDQHMEESFNYMSISQSKSRTEEKKKSL
- a CDS encoding YitT family protein, whose protein sequence is MLKKVWSFLLMNLGALGVAINVHFFLSPNDLATGGVSGASIVLNKVIPDLSLGMIMIILNIILFIVGFIFLGFQFGLKTIYASFALSFMVWGLEAFFPMQEPLSNDLLIQLIMGQIIAASGMALVFHQGASTGGTDILAMILNKFFSIEVGKGVLFSDIAIATSSIFLFGPTVGMYAFFGVILNGLVIDYMLQQFEDNKEIVIISRESEQVRYFIVNQLGRGATIHQAKGAFNQEDKEVITTILSRKDYTRLKKYMTAIDEQAFITVHSMNEILGENFKRLA
- a CDS encoding ATP-binding protein, giving the protein MSSSNLTLSVRDNGPGLTPQELAKIGEPFFTTKEKGTGLGVMVTKKIVSDLNGEISYESQKGSGTKVTVTLPK
- a CDS encoding PAS domain-containing sensor histidine kinase, which codes for MVIRERYSDQVHSGEILDVLSLNGTPACLLDLRLQTVTLNQQMQGTLQLQEPDMSFSQWIHSFGHTGQQRLQKVLHNLLTDGLRESSVQLTDTNKHKYQCKMVHLTNGQIAFSLKSIKDPVDGPASMTLSSNKQEEATLSLNQSVGYQNHRNMIQMFGAESSPMKKRMMHLVDKFPHGLALINHNWEVTYANPKMEEMTEVPFLQNYFKKLWDIFPIREHYYFFQQYLRAMETQETVEFEGYLKKTNTDVQVTVHPTEMGITVFLQDITEYKNQLKALRASEERFALLANNIKDVFWISEPDFKELHYVSPAFQEMFGISRREAFLDPNLLMEHVHEADRASLRTALDEMAKKESEVEYRLLGSKGETKWIRTKGFPVDYYGNSYVLGIHEDVTEYKEMLELKEKSQQLSTITQMSAGIAHEIKNPLTAIKGFLQIGAANPELRDNYQEIILDEVNRIEAIVQDFMMLSKPKSSIQLEQIDPEQLVSYVLRLLEPEANEKQIYLLFDCAPIQDKFETEPKRLNQILINLVKNAIDAVDLGGRGSCKHTNVQL
- a CDS encoding DNA-3-methyladenine glycosylase family protein; the encoded protein is MWKEKFKATTFYDFDYTLLRWAFDPLTNLNREERWVDVPVKLGGNHHIVRVQGLGTTADPSFEVSSDSEEDKEALLSHISDLFQWHIDIEKVHHHFLDTSLKTMFQAHPGTPIVKDFHLYDCLMKVIIHQQLNMKFAYTLSTRFVETLGTKKKGVWFYPDPETVAETPYETLRELQFSQRKAEYVIDTSRLIVDGKLHLETLANESDEEIMKQLVKVRGIGPWTAENWMMFGVGRPNLFPKADIGIQNALKFYFDLDTKPTYEQMEHWSKEWEPYLSYASLTLWRSIEG
- the pdaA gene encoding delta-lactam-biosynthetic de-N-acetylase — translated: MWKRTFALLLALILLILPNQTLAEGWGFSKKKDGSVPDVGRYGPMIEKFDGFYADPSGDPIVYLTFDNGYEQGYTGQVLDVLKEKDVPATFFVTGHYIESAPELLKRMAKEGHLIGNHSWSHPDFTKVSKEKMKQELERVDQAVKELTDQEIMTFVRPPRGTFNEKTLEWAKEFGYTHAFWSLAFVDWETDKQRGWEYAYRSVIDQIHPGAVILLHTVSQDNAEALSQLIDELRKRGYRFGSLNDLMIKQMVPAPVWGL
- a CDS encoding Na+/H+ antiporter family protein, coding for MAWAVVVSVLVMTILSLLRVNVIIAILAAGLTAGLMNGETLVSSLELLVGGMGEQASVALSYILLGAFAVAISYSGITSLLIGYLLRVLRDKRTMMVLVIAFVASLSQNVIPVHIAFIPILIPPLLKLFDEMKLDRRAVAAALTFGLKAPYVMLPIGFGYIFHETIQSSMSTSGIDLGIGSIAQSLIIPGSGMIVGLLIAIFITYRKKRDLPNVNTEGDGVDVERVQSTKFNLNHFWTLVAIVVTLVIQAVWQNLILAALAGIILMFIFRVVPYNKGDKVVNEGIGMMGFIAFVMLVAAGYANVLTETESVSALVEVSSDYLGNNKAFIAFLLLLVGLIVTMGIGSSFATIPILAALFVPICLSAGFSPMATAALIGTAGALGDAGSPASDSTLGPTSGLNADGKHNHIWDTCVPTFLHFNIPLFIFGWAASLFL
- a CDS encoding SE1561 family protein, which codes for MSQQERIEDLKVRLADFMGRIEKLDPEETSVEDIDRLISMLEDLEKNME